The Mauremys reevesii isolate NIE-2019 linkage group 1, ASM1616193v1, whole genome shotgun sequence genome has a segment encoding these proteins:
- the LOC120390536 gene encoding histone acetyltransferase p300-like isoform X2, with amino-acid sequence MAGLPWPQANGQQPEQSLQGPSPRNPQNPNTLRVNAGVEVPRPSLPPESVFPLGINFDNPVMGEMAAVANLGPLPRAPQSSSTGRNNQWQESVSLAQREHVVRRIVQMIYPNPDPAVLGDERTERLVSFARRVEGESYDQANSRCRRHSTGNMEPTQITAAIMSSVNTTRIILQYMQNQNLQKRNQEEYHHLLTEKIHEIHRHIQEVQENRLLGQQGPGVPPAPQQQGPGMGQP; translated from the exons ATGGCGGGATTACCTTGGCCTCAAGCAAATGGTCAGCAGCCAGAACAATCTCTCCAGGGGCCATCTCCCAGGAATCCACAAA ATCCCAACACTCTGAGAGTAAATGCAGGTGTAGAGGTTCCACGCCCCAGTCTCCCTCCTGAATCTGTGTTTCCTTTGGGTATAAACTTTGACAA CCCAGTGATGGGTGAAATGGCAGCTGTTGCCAACCTAGGTCCTTTGCCAAGAGCACCACaatcctccagcactggcagGAATAACCAGTGGCAAGAATCAGTGAGTCTGGCACAGCGTGAGCATGTTGTACGGAGGAT AGTCCAAATGATTTATCCCAATCCTGATCCTGCCGTATTAGGAGATGAGCGCACGGAGAGGCTGGTGTCATTTGCTcgcagagtggaaggggagtcatATGACCAAGCAAACAGCAGG tgcagacgccatagcactgggaacatggagcccactcagatcactgCAGCAATTATGAGCTCTGTAAACACcacacgcattatcctgcagtatatgcagaaccagaacctgcaaaagcgaaaccag GAGGAATACCACCATCTGCTAACTGAGAAGATCCATGAAATCCACAGACACATACAGGAAGTACAAGAGAACAGGCTGCTGGGGCAGCAAGGACCTGGTGTACCGCCAGCTCCACAGCAGCAAGGACCTGGCATGGGTCAGCCGTAA
- the LOC120390536 gene encoding histone acetyltransferase p300-like isoform X5: MAGLPWPQANGQQPEQSLQGPSPRNPQNPNTLRVNAGVEVPRPSLPPESVFPLGINFDKVQMIYPNPDPAVLGDERTERLVSFARRVEGESYDQANSRCRRHSTGNMEPTQITAAIMSSVNTTRIILQYMQNQNLQKRNQEEYHHLLTEKIHEIHRHIQEVQENRLLGQQGPGVPPAPQQQGPGMGQP, encoded by the exons ATGGCGGGATTACCTTGGCCTCAAGCAAATGGTCAGCAGCCAGAACAATCTCTCCAGGGGCCATCTCCCAGGAATCCACAAA ATCCCAACACTCTGAGAGTAAATGCAGGTGTAGAGGTTCCACGCCCCAGTCTCCCTCCTGAATCTGTGTTTCCTTTGGGTATAAACTTTGACAA AGTCCAAATGATTTATCCCAATCCTGATCCTGCCGTATTAGGAGATGAGCGCACGGAGAGGCTGGTGTCATTTGCTcgcagagtggaaggggagtcatATGACCAAGCAAACAGCAGG tgcagacgccatagcactgggaacatggagcccactcagatcactgCAGCAATTATGAGCTCTGTAAACACcacacgcattatcctgcagtatatgcagaaccagaacctgcaaaagcgaaaccag GAGGAATACCACCATCTGCTAACTGAGAAGATCCATGAAATCCACAGACACATACAGGAAGTACAAGAGAACAGGCTGCTGGGGCAGCAAGGACCTGGTGTACCGCCAGCTCCACAGCAGCAAGGACCTGGCATGGGTCAGCCGTAA
- the LOC120390536 gene encoding histone acetyltransferase p300-like isoform X3: MVLPGSDLGRVFCDNKRSTPVAGLLFRTTPNPNTLRVNAGVEVPRPSLPPESVFPLGINFDNPVMGEMAAVANLGPLPRAPQSSSTGRNNQWQESVSLAQREHVVRRIVQMIYPNPDPAVLGDERTERLVSFARRVEGESYDQANSREEYHHLLTEKIHEIHRHIQEVQENRLLGQQGPGVPPAPQQQGPGMGQP; encoded by the exons ATGGTCCTTCCTGGCAGTGATCTAGGAAGGGTTTTTTGTGATAACAAGCGATCTACCCCAGTGGCTGGTCTGCTCTTCAGAACAACTCCAA ATCCCAACACTCTGAGAGTAAATGCAGGTGTAGAGGTTCCACGCCCCAGTCTCCCTCCTGAATCTGTGTTTCCTTTGGGTATAAACTTTGACAA CCCAGTGATGGGTGAAATGGCAGCTGTTGCCAACCTAGGTCCTTTGCCAAGAGCACCACaatcctccagcactggcagGAATAACCAGTGGCAAGAATCAGTGAGTCTGGCACAGCGTGAGCATGTTGTACGGAGGAT AGTCCAAATGATTTATCCCAATCCTGATCCTGCCGTATTAGGAGATGAGCGCACGGAGAGGCTGGTGTCATTTGCTcgcagagtggaaggggagtcatATGACCAAGCAAACAGCAGG GAGGAATACCACCATCTGCTAACTGAGAAGATCCATGAAATCCACAGACACATACAGGAAGTACAAGAGAACAGGCTGCTGGGGCAGCAAGGACCTGGTGTACCGCCAGCTCCACAGCAGCAAGGACCTGGCATGGGTCAGCCGTAA
- the LOC120390536 gene encoding histone acetyltransferase p300-like isoform X1 has translation MVLPGSDLGRVFCDNKRSTPVAGLLFRTTPNPNTLRVNAGVEVPRPSLPPESVFPLGINFDNPVMGEMAAVANLGPLPRAPQSSSTGRNNQWQESVSLAQREHVVRRIVQMIYPNPDPAVLGDERTERLVSFARRVEGESYDQANSRCRRHSTGNMEPTQITAAIMSSVNTTRIILQYMQNQNLQKRNQEEYHHLLTEKIHEIHRHIQEVQENRLLGQQGPGVPPAPQQQGPGMGQP, from the exons ATGGTCCTTCCTGGCAGTGATCTAGGAAGGGTTTTTTGTGATAACAAGCGATCTACCCCAGTGGCTGGTCTGCTCTTCAGAACAACTCCAA ATCCCAACACTCTGAGAGTAAATGCAGGTGTAGAGGTTCCACGCCCCAGTCTCCCTCCTGAATCTGTGTTTCCTTTGGGTATAAACTTTGACAA CCCAGTGATGGGTGAAATGGCAGCTGTTGCCAACCTAGGTCCTTTGCCAAGAGCACCACaatcctccagcactggcagGAATAACCAGTGGCAAGAATCAGTGAGTCTGGCACAGCGTGAGCATGTTGTACGGAGGAT AGTCCAAATGATTTATCCCAATCCTGATCCTGCCGTATTAGGAGATGAGCGCACGGAGAGGCTGGTGTCATTTGCTcgcagagtggaaggggagtcatATGACCAAGCAAACAGCAGG tgcagacgccatagcactgggaacatggagcccactcagatcactgCAGCAATTATGAGCTCTGTAAACACcacacgcattatcctgcagtatatgcagaaccagaacctgcaaaagcgaaaccag GAGGAATACCACCATCTGCTAACTGAGAAGATCCATGAAATCCACAGACACATACAGGAAGTACAAGAGAACAGGCTGCTGGGGCAGCAAGGACCTGGTGTACCGCCAGCTCCACAGCAGCAAGGACCTGGCATGGGTCAGCCGTAA
- the LOC120390536 gene encoding uncharacterized protein LOC120390536 isoform X4 yields MVLPGSDLGRVFCDNKRSTPVAGLLFRTTPNPNTLRVNAGVEVPRPSLPPESVFPLGINFDKVQMIYPNPDPAVLGDERTERLVSFARRVEGESYDQANSRCRRHSTGNMEPTQITAAIMSSVNTTRIILQYMQNQNLQKRNQEEYHHLLTEKIHEIHRHIQEVQENRLLGQQGPGVPPAPQQQGPGMGQP; encoded by the exons ATGGTCCTTCCTGGCAGTGATCTAGGAAGGGTTTTTTGTGATAACAAGCGATCTACCCCAGTGGCTGGTCTGCTCTTCAGAACAACTCCAA ATCCCAACACTCTGAGAGTAAATGCAGGTGTAGAGGTTCCACGCCCCAGTCTCCCTCCTGAATCTGTGTTTCCTTTGGGTATAAACTTTGACAA AGTCCAAATGATTTATCCCAATCCTGATCCTGCCGTATTAGGAGATGAGCGCACGGAGAGGCTGGTGTCATTTGCTcgcagagtggaaggggagtcatATGACCAAGCAAACAGCAGG tgcagacgccatagcactgggaacatggagcccactcagatcactgCAGCAATTATGAGCTCTGTAAACACcacacgcattatcctgcagtatatgcagaaccagaacctgcaaaagcgaaaccag GAGGAATACCACCATCTGCTAACTGAGAAGATCCATGAAATCCACAGACACATACAGGAAGTACAAGAGAACAGGCTGCTGGGGCAGCAAGGACCTGGTGTACCGCCAGCTCCACAGCAGCAAGGACCTGGCATGGGTCAGCCGTAA